One window of Ziziphus jujuba cultivar Dongzao chromosome 5, ASM3175591v1 genomic DNA carries:
- the LOC107421577 gene encoding ethylene receptor (The RefSeq protein has 7 substitutions, 2 frameshifts compared to this genomic sequence) — protein MESCNCIEPQWPADELLMKYQYISDFFIALAYFSIPLEIIYFVKKSAVFPYRWVLVQFGAFIVLCGATHLINLWTFTMHSRTVADVMTTAKVLTAVVSCATALMLVHIIPDLLSVKTRELFLKNKAAELDREMGLIRTQEETGRHVRMLTHEIRSTLDRRTILKTTLVELGRTLALEECALWMPTRTGLELELSYTLHQQNPVGYTVPIHLPVINQVFTSNHAIKISPNSPVARLRSLAGKYMPGEVVAVRVPLLHISNFQINDWPELSVKRYALMVLMLPSDSARQWHVHELELVEVVADQVAVALSHAAILEESMRARNLLIEQNVALDLARREAETAIRARNDFLAVMNHETRTPMHAIIALSSLLQETELTAEQRLMVETILKSSNLLATLINDVLDLSRLEDGSLQLDIGTFNLHSVFREVHNLIKPVASVKKLMVMLNLAPDLPVYAVGDEERLMQILLNVVGNAVKFSKEGSISVAAFVAKVESLRDFRAPDFFPMPSDCHFYLRVQVKDSGSGISPQDIPKLFTKFTQTQPLATRNSGGSGLGLAICKRFVNLMEGHIWIESEGLGKGCTASFIVKLGFPERSNESKPPFAPKGQANHAQTNFPGLKVIVMDENGVSRTATKGLLVHLGCDATTVSSSDECLRVVSQEHRVVFMDVNTNGYELAVRLHEKFAKRHERPLIVALISTTDKAPKKNCMRVGMDGVILKPLSVDKMRSVLSELLEHRVLLGPM, from the exons ATGGAATCCTGCAACTGCATTGAGCCACAATGGCCGGCTGATGAATTGTTGATGAAGTATCAATACATCTCTGATTTTTTTATTGCTCTCGCATATTTCTCCATCCCTTTGGAAATCATCTACTTTGTCAAGAAATCTGCGGTATTTCCATACAGATGGGTTCTTGTTCAGTTTGGTGCTTTCATAGTATTGTGTGGAGCTACTCATCTTATCAATTTGTGGACTTTTACTATGCATTCAAGAACGGTAGCAGTCGTAATGACCACTGCTAAAGTTCTAACTGCTGTGGTGTCATGTGCAACTGCCCTCATGCTTGTACACATTATTCCGGATTTGTTGAGCGTTAAAACTAGAGAGCTGTTCTTGAAAAACAAGGCTGCGGAGCTTGATAGAGAGATGGGACTTATTCGTACACAAGAGGAAACAGGTCGACATGTCAGGATGTTGACCCATGAGATCAGAAGCACCCTTGATAGACGTACCATACTCAAAACCACGCTTGTCGAACTGGGGAGGACTTTGGCACTGGAAGAGTGTGCTTTGTGGATGCCAACACGAACTGggttagaacttgaactttcTTACACTCTCCATCAGCAGAATCCAGTTGGATATACTGTGCCCATTCATCTTCCTGTGATTAACCAAGTCTTTACTAGTAACCATGCGATAAAGATCTCTCCAAATTCCCCAATAGCAAGACTACGGTCTCTTGCTGGAAAATACATGCCTGGAGAGGTTGTTGCTGTTCGAGTCCCACTTCTACATATCTCTAATTTCCAAATTAACGACTGGCCGGAACTTTCAGTAAAACGCTATGCGTTGATGGTCCTGATGCTTCCCTCAGATAGTGCAAGGCAATGGCATGTCCATGAGTTAGAACTGGTTGAAGTGGTTGCTGATCAG GTGGCAGTTGCCCTTTCTCATGCTGCTATATTAGAAGAGTCAATGAGGGCAAGGAATCTTCTAATTGAGCAGAATGTTGCCCTTGATCTGGCCAGGAGGGAAGCAGAAACAGCAATTCGCGCTCGCAATGATTTCTTGGCTGTTATGAACCATGAGATGAGAACTCCTATGCATGCAATTATTGCACTTTCTTCCTTGCTACAAGAAACAGAGCTGACTGCTGAGCAACGCCTGATGGTTGAGACAATATTAAAGAGTAGCAATCTTTTGGCTACACTCATAAATGATGTATTAGATCTTTCAAGGCTTGAAGATGGAAGCCTTCAACTTGACATAGGCACTTTTAACCTTCATTCTGTATTCAGAGAG GTCCATAACTTAATCAAGCCTGTTGCATCAGTCAAAAAGTTGATGGTTATGTTAAACTTAGCTCCAGATTTGCCAGTATATGTTGTTGGTGATGAAAAACGCCTTATGCAAATTCTTTTAAATGTTGTTGGTAATGCTGTCAAGTTCTCAAAAGAGGGCAGCATCTCAGTGGCTGCTTTTGTTGCGAAagtagaatccttaagagattttCGAGCTCCGGATTTTTTTCCAATGCCAAGTGATTGTCACTTTTATTTGCGTGTACAG GTCAAAGATTCTGGATCAGGAATTAACCCCCAAGATATTCCTAAGTTATTCACCAAATTTACTCAAACTCAACCATTGGCAACTCGAAATTCTGGTGGTAGTGGACTTGGTCTAGCAATCTGTAAGAG GTTTGTAAATCTTATGGAGGGACATATATGGATTGAGAGTGAAGGTCTTGGCAAGGGATGTACTGCCAGTGTCATTGTGAAACTTGGATTTCCTGAGCGATCAAATGAATCGAAGCCGCCTTTTGCACCTAAGGGTCAAGCTAATCATGCTCAAACAAATTTTCCAGGGCTGAAAGTTATtgttatggatgaaaatgg GGTTAGCAGGACCGCAACGAAGGGGCTTCTTGTGCACCTTGGATGTGATGCAACAACTGTAAGCTCAAGTGATGAATGCTTGCGTGTTGTTTCTCAGGAACACAGGGTAGTTTTCATGGATGTGAACACCAATGGTTATGAACTTGCAGTCCGGCTACATGAAAAATTCGCAAAACGCCATGAAAGACCATTAATAGTAGCGCTTATCAGTACCACAGACAAGGC ACCAAA GAACTGCATGAGGGTTGGTATGGATGGAGTTATACTTAAGCCTCTTTCAGTTGATAAAATGAGGAGTGTTTTATCTGAATTACTAGAACACCGGGTTCTTTTGGGGCCAATGTAA
- the LOC107421577 gene encoding ethylene receptor isoform X1, with translation MESCNCIEPQWPADELLMKYQYISDFFIALAYFSIPLEIIYFVKKSAVFPYRWVLVQFGAFIVLCGATHLINLWTFTMHSRTVAVVMTTAKVLTAVVSCATALMLVHIIPDLLSVKTRELFLKNKAAELDREMGLIRTQEETGRHVRMLTHEIRSTLDRRTILKTTLVELGRTLALEECALWMPTRTGLELELSYTLHQQNPVGYTVPIHLPVINQVFTSNHAIKISPNSPIARLRSLAGKYMPGEVVAVRVPLLHISNFQINDWPELSVKRYALMVLMLPSDSARQWHVHELELVEVVADQVAVALSHAAILEESMRARNLLIEQNVALDLARREAETAIRARNDFLAVMNHEMRTPMHAIIALSSLLQETELTAEQRLMVETILKSSNLLATLINDVLDLSRLEDGSLQLDIGTFNLHSVFREVHNLIKPVASVKKLMVMLNLAPDLPVYVVGDEKRLMQILLNVVGNAVKFSKEGSISVAAFVAKVESLRDFRAPDFFPMPSDCHFYLRVQVKDSGSGINPQDIPKLFTKFTQTQPLATRNSGGSGLGLAICKRFVNLMEGHIWIESEGLGKGCTASVIVKLGFPERSNESKPPFAPKGQANHAQTNFPGLKVIVMDENGVSRTATKGLLVHLGCDATTVSSSDECLRVVSQEHRVVFMDVNTNGYELAVRLHEKFAKRHERPLIVALISTTDKATKENCMRVGMDGVILKPLSVDKMRSVLSELLEHRVLLGPM, from the exons ATGGAATCCTGCAACTGCATTGAGCCACAATGGCCGGCTGATGAATTGTTGATGAAGTATCAATACATCTCTGATTTTTTTATTGCTCTCGCATATTTCTCCATCCCTTTGGAAATCATCTACTTTGTCAAGAAATCTGCGGTATTTCCATACAGATGGGTTCTTGTTCAGTTTGGTGCTTTCATAGTATTGTGTGGAGCTACTCATCTTATCAATTTGTGGACTTTTACTATGCATTCAAGAACGGTAGCAGTCGTAATGACCACTGCTAAAGTTCTAACTGCTGTGGTGTCATGTGCAACTGCCCTCATGCTTGTACACATTATTCCGGATTTGTTGAGCGTTAAAACTAGAGAGCTGTTCTTGAAAAACAAGGCTGCGGAGCTTGATAGAGAGATGGGACTTATTCGTACACAAGAGGAAACAGGTCGACATGTCAGGATGTTGACCCATGAGATCAGAAGCACCCTTGATAGACGTACCATACTCAAAACCACGCTTGTCGAACTGGGGAGGACTTTGGCACTGGAAGAGTGTGCTTTGTGGATGCCAACACGAACTGggttagaacttgaactttcTTACACTCTCCATCAGCAGAATCCAGTTGGATATACTGTGCCCATTCATCTTCCTGTGATTAACCAAGTCTTTACTAGTAACCATGCGATAAAGATCTCTCCAAATTCCCCAATAGCAAGACTACGGTCTCTTGCTGGAAAATACATGCCTGGAGAGGTTGTTGCTGTTCGAGTCCCACTTCTACATATCTCTAATTTCCAAATTAACGACTGGCCGGAACTTTCAGTAAAACGCTATGCGTTGATGGTCCTGATGCTTCCCTCAGATAGTGCAAGGCAATGGCATGTCCATGAGTTAGAACTGGTTGAAGTGGTTGCTGATCAG GTGGCAGTTGCCCTTTCTCATGCTGCTATATTAGAAGAGTCAATGAGGGCAAGGAATCTTCTAATTGAGCAGAATGTTGCCCTTGATCTGGCCAGGAGGGAAGCAGAAACAGCAATTCGCGCTCGCAATGATTTCTTGGCTGTTATGAACCATGAGATGAGAACTCCTATGCATGCAATTATTGCACTTTCTTCCTTGCTACAAGAAACAGAGCTGACTGCTGAGCAACGCCTGATGGTTGAGACAATATTAAAGAGTAGCAATCTTTTGGCTACACTCATAAATGATGTATTAGATCTTTCAAGGCTTGAAGATGGAAGCCTTCAACTTGACATAGGCACTTTTAACCTTCATTCTGTATTCAGAGAG GTCCATAACTTAATCAAGCCTGTTGCATCAGTCAAAAAGTTGATGGTTATGTTAAACTTAGCTCCAGATTTGCCAGTATATGTTGTTGGTGATGAAAAACGCCTTATGCAAATTCTTTTAAATGTTGTTGGTAATGCTGTCAAGTTCTCAAAAGAGGGCAGCATCTCAGTGGCTGCTTTTGTTGCGAAagtagaatccttaagagattttCGAGCTCCGGATTTTTTTCCAATGCCAAGTGATTGTCACTTTTATTTGCGTGTACAG GTCAAAGATTCTGGATCAGGAATTAACCCCCAAGATATTCCTAAGTTATTCACCAAATTTACTCAAACTCAACCATTGGCAACTCGAAATTCTGGTGGTAGTGGACTTGGTCTAGCAATCTGTAAGAG GTTTGTAAATCTTATGGAGGGACATATATGGATTGAGAGTGAAGGTCTTGGCAAGGGATGTACTGCCAGTGTCATTGTGAAACTTGGATTTCCTGAGCGATCAAATGAATCGAAGCCGCCTTTTGCACCTAAGGGTCAAGCTAATCATGCTCAAACAAATTTTCCAGGGCTGAAAGTTATtgttatggatgaaaatgg GGTTAGCAGGACCGCAACGAAGGGGCTTCTTGTGCACCTTGGATGTGATGCAACAACTGTAAGCTCAAGTGATGAATGCTTGCGTGTTGTTTCTCAGGAACACAGGGTAGTTTTCATGGATGTGAACACCAATGGTTATGAACTTGCAGTCCGGCTACATGAAAAATTCGCAAAACGCCATGAAAGACCATTAATAGTAGCGCTTATCAGTACCACAGACAAGGCCACCAAAGAGAACTGCATGAGGGTTGGTATGGATGGAGTTATACTTAAGCCTCTTTCAGTTGATAAAATGAGGAGTGTTTTATCTGAATTACTAGAACACCGGGTTCTTTTGGGGCCAATGTAA